The following proteins come from a genomic window of Sorghum bicolor cultivar BTx623 chromosome 3, Sorghum_bicolor_NCBIv3, whole genome shotgun sequence:
- the LOC8079516 gene encoding RING-H2 finger protein ATL40, with translation MPAATGCDIVGAGTATFAVVCEYDDRFGVVLELVAFSAFVLLLRYAAALYANHRIATLSAHDDLPPPPAARSDGASSSGLDDAAIARLPCFVVVVSRGAGAAAAATATECAVCLGAVEEGETARSLPGCAHAFHARCVDAWLRLRPTCPVCRATCR, from the coding sequence ATGCCGGCGGCCACCGGATGCGACATCGTCGGCGCGGGAACGGCCACCTTCGCCGTCGTCTGCGAGTACGACGATCGCTTCGGCGTGGTCCTCGAGCTCGTCGCGTTCTCCGCCTTCGTCCTCCTCCTGCGGTACGCTGCGGCCCTCTACGCCAACCACCGGATCGCCACACTGAGCGCCCACGACgacctcccgccgccgccggcagcaCGGAGCGACGGCGCCTCGTCGTCAGGCCTCGACGACGCCGCCATCGCGCGGCTGCCCtgcttcgtcgtcgtcgtgagCCGCGGGGCCGGGGCGGCTGCCGCCGCGACCGCGACGGAGTGCGCGGTGTGCCTGGGCGCCGTCGAGGAAGGCGAGACGGCGCGGTCGCTCCCCGGCTGCGCGCACGCGTTCCACGCGCGCTGCGTCGACGCGTGGCTGCGCCTGCGACCGACGTGCCCCGTGTGCCGGGCGACGTGCCGCTGA
- the LOC110434055 gene encoding RING-H2 finger protein ATL39-like, producing MSSNSTASPGAGGTRCCKATTLVAVAATSFVCCFILVVAFLFVRFLLLRQRWRHRARGLQQEQHHRSKHGLDAAAIAMLPCFPYRRHADTAADAEGSTSVPAAAAECAVCLGVLDEGQMVRQLPGCKHVFHQECIDVWLASRASCPVCRGKAEPPPLARAEDRAAAAASTPARVAAVEMFGDEELASSSTPREAERAPWTTRPEAGGGLA from the coding sequence ATGTCCTCCAACAGCACGGCCTCGCCGGGAGCCGGCGGCACCCGGTGCTGCAAAGCGACGACGCTGGTGGCCGTGGCCGCCACGTCGTTCGTCTGCTGCTTCATCCTCGTCGTCGCCTTCCTCTTCGTGCGCTTCCTCCTGCTCCGCCAGCGCTGGCGCCACCGCGcgagagggctccagcaggagcAGCATCATCGGTCCAAGCACGGCCTCGACGCCGCGGCCATCGCCATGCTCCCGTGCTTCCCATACCGGCGGCATGCCGacaccgccgccgacgccgaggGCTCGACCTCAgtgcctgccgccgccgctgagTGCGCGGTCTGCCTCGGCGTCCTGGACGAGGGGCAGATGGTGAGGCAGCTCCCCGGCTGCAAGCACGTGTTCCACCAGGAGTGCATCGACGTGTGGCTCGCGTCGCGCGCGTCGTGCCCGGTCTGCCGCGGCAAGGccgagccgccgccgctggcgcGGGCCGAGGACAGGGCCGCCGCCGCAGCTTCCACGCCGGCGCGCGTCGCGGCGGTCGAGATGTTCGGCGACGAGGAGCTCGCCTCGTCGTCAACGCCGCGAGAGGCTGAGAGGGCACCGTGGACGACGCGGCCGGAGGCCGGTGGCGGCTTGGCTTGA
- the LOC8079514 gene encoding RING-H2 finger protein ATL39, protein MSSPPSPPVPDGGGPSPFVNRQQRQEQEQLQHPDYSFSGRVLLTAVVILAMLTVVFVLIRLLLYQFVARGRGSLTLGVRRSFGRRSVRHGLDASALAALPVTTYRVRRADGGGGDGDGSSASAAAADCAVCLSELADGEKVRALPDCGHVFHVDCVDAWLRSRTTCPVCRAEVRPKATAGIDARPSPPPALIGAAGATLVVTVEGGGAAETGDARRTSVLGFGQPSGAVG, encoded by the coding sequence ATGTCGAGCCCTCCGTCGCCACCGGTGCCCGACGGCGGCGGGCCGAGCCCGTTCGTGAACCGGCAGCAgcggcaggagcaggagcagctgcagcatccgGACTACAGCTTCAGCGGCCGCGTCCTGCTCACGGCCGTCGTCATCCTCGCCATGCTCACCGTCGTCTTCGTCCTCATCCGCCTGCTGCTGTACCAGTTCGTGGCGCGCGGCCGGGGCAGCCTGACCCTGGGCGTCCGCCGCTCCTTCGGCAGGAGGAGCGTCCGCCACGGGCTCGACGCGTCCGCGCTCGCCGCGCTGCCGGTTACCACGTACCGCGTCCGCAgggcggacggcggcggcggcgatggcgacgggtcgtcggcgtcggcggctgCGGCGGACTGCGCGGTGTGCCTGTCGGAGCTCGCGGACGGCGAGAAGGTGCGCGCGCTGCCGGACTGCGGCCACGTCTTCCACGTCGACTGCGTCGACGCGTGGCTGCGGTCCCGGACCACGTGTCCGGTGTGCCGGGCCGAGGTGCGGCCCAAGGCGACGGCGGGAATCGACGCGCGCCCGTCGCCGCCTCCGGCGTTGATCGGTGCGGCGGGGGCCACGTTGGTCGTGACCGTGGaaggcggcggcgccgcggagACCGGGGACGCGCGCCGCACGTCCGTGCTGGGCTTCGGTCAACCGTCCGGTGCCGTAGGGTAG
- the LOC8079513 gene encoding small nuclear ribonucleoprotein E, with protein sequence MASTKVQRIMTQPINLIFRFLQSKARIQIWLFEQKDLRIEGRIIGFDEYMNLVLDDAEEINVKKNTRKSLGRILLKGDNITLMMNTGK encoded by the exons atgGCGTCCACCAAGGTCCAGCGTATCATGACCCAGCCCATC AACCTCATCTTCCGTTTCCTCCAGAGC AAAGCGCGCATCCAGATCTGGCTCTTCGAGCAGAAGGACCTCCGGATTGAGGGTCGCATCATC GGATTTGATGAGTACATGAACTTGGTCCTCGATGATGCTGAGGAAATCAACGTCAAGAAAAACACTAGGAAATCACTGG GCCGGATACTCCTCAAAGGTGACAACATAACTTTGATGATGAACAC TGGCAAGTGA